In Musa acuminata AAA Group cultivar baxijiao chromosome BXJ2-10, Cavendish_Baxijiao_AAA, whole genome shotgun sequence, a genomic segment contains:
- the LOC135625357 gene encoding uncharacterized protein LOC135625357 translates to MAWFRAASGVARLALRRNLARTPYHVARAGALPRFQPARCFHSTQLRRAAPVPRPVPLSRLTDSFLDGTSSVYLEELQRAWEADPSSVDESWDNFFRNFVGQAATSPGISGQTIQESMRLLLLVRAYQVNGHMKAKLDPLDLEEREISDDLDLALYGFTEADLDREFFLGVWRMSGFLSENRPVQTLRSILERLEQAYCGTVGYEYMHIPNRDQCNWLRERIETVKPREYSQERRQVILDRLTWSTLFENFLATKWKAAKRFGLEGGETLIPGMKEMFDRAADLGVESIVIGMPHRGRLNVLGNVVRKPLRQIFSEFSGGTKPVEEGEGLYTGTGDVKYHLGTSYDRPTRGGKMIHLSLVANPSHLEAVDPVVVGKARAKQYYSNDIERTGNMGVLIHGDGSFAGQGVVYETLHLSALPNYTTGGTIHIVVNNQVAFTTDPKYGRSSQYCTDVAKALSAPIFHVNGDDVEAVVHVCELAAEWRQTFHSDVVVDVVCYRRFGHNEIDEPSFTQPKMYRVIQDHPSALELYEKELLESGRISKDDVDRMRNKVSKILEEEFINSKDYVPRKRDWLSAYWAGFKSPEQISRIRNTGVKPEILKRVGQAITTLPENFKPHRAIKRIFQQRAEMIESEEGIDWALAEALAFATLIVEGNHVRLSGQDVERGTFSHRHAVVHDQETGEMYCPLDHIIINQDEEMFTVSNSSLSEFGVLGFELGYSMENPNSLVLWEAQFGDFANGAQVMFDQFLSSGEAKWLRQTGLAVLLPHGYDGQGPEHSSGRVERFLQMSDDNPYIIPEMDPTLRKQIQECNWQVVNVTTPANYFHVLRRQLHRDFRKPLIVMSPKNLLRHKDCKSHLSEFDDVLGHPGFDKQGTRFKRLIKDRNDHKEIEEGIDRLILCSGKVYYELDEARKNTKRNDVAICRVEQLCPFPYDLIQRELKRYPNAEIVWCQEEPMNMGAYSYVNPRVYTTMRAISRGNIEDIKYVGRAPSAATATGFLSVHVQEQKEILHKAMQSEPIGFPF, encoded by the exons CGGCTCACCGACAGCTTCCTTGACGGCACCAGCAGCGTCTACTTGGAGGAGCTGCAGAGGGCATGGGAAGCCGACCCCAGCAGCGTGGACGAGTCCTGGGACAACTTTTTCCGGAACTTTGTCGGCCAGGCCGCCACCTCACCTGGTATCTCCGGCCAGACCATCCAAGAGAGTATGCGGCTACTCCTCCTCGTCCGAGCCTACCAGGTAAATGGCCACATGAAGGCCAAGCTCGATCCTCTAGATCTCGAGGAGAGGGAGATCTCGGATGACTTGGATCTCGCCCTCTATGGGTTCACAGAGGCTGATCTGGATAGGGAGTTCTTTCTTGGAGTGTGGAGGATGTCGGGGTTCTTATCGGAGAACCGCCCTGTTCAGACCCTTCGGTCCATCTTGGAACGGCTCGAGCAGGCCTACTGTGGGACCGTAGGGTACGAGTACATGCACATTCCCAACCGTGATCAGTGCAATTGGTTGAGGGAGAGGATTGAGACCGTGAAGCCTAGGGAGTACAGCCAGGAACGACGTCAGGTGATTCTTGATCGACTTACATGGAGCACACTGTTTGAGAATTTCTTGGCCACAAAGTGGAAGGCTGCAAAGCGGTTTGGTCTGGAAGGTGGCGAGACTCTGATTCCAGGAATGAAGGAGATGTTTGATAGAGCTGCTGACCTGGGGGTAGAGTCCATTGTGATTGGAATGCCTCACAGAGGAAGGCTAAATGTTCTGGGCAATGTCGTTCGAAAACCTCTGCGGCAGATCTTCAGTGAATTCAGTGGTGGTACTAAACCtgtagaagagggagaagggttgTACACAGGGACCGGAGATGTGAAATATCATCTAGGTACTTCGTATGATAGGCCCACCAGAGGTGGGAAAATGATCCATCTATCATTAGTCGCAAATCCAAGCCATCTTGAAGCGGTGGATCCAGTTGTGGTTGGGAAGGCGAGGGCTAAACAATACTATTCTAATGATATTGAGAGGACCGGGAATATGGGGGTGTTAATCCACGGTGATGGAAGCTTTGCAGGGCAAGGCGTTGTCTATGAGACATTGCATTTGAGCGCCCTTCCCAATTACACAACCGGGGGGACAATTCACATTGTTGTGAACAATCAAGTTGCATTCACAACGGATCCAAAATATGGGAGGTCTTCTCAGTACTGTACCGACGTTGCCAAAGCATTAAGCGCTCCGATTTTCCATGTGAATGGTGATGACGTCGAAGCAGTTGTCCATGTGTGTGAGCTTGCAGCTGAATGGCGCCAGACATTCCATTCTGATGTGGTGGTTGATGTTGTCTGCTACCGTAGGTTTGGACATAATGAAATTGATGAGCCGTCTTTCACGCAGCCCAAAATGTATCGG GTAATTCAGGATCATCCAAGTGCACTTGAATTGTATGAAAAGGAACTTTTAGAATCAGGACGGatctctaaagatgatgttgaTAGGATGCGTAATAAAGTTAGTAAAATTCTGGAAGAAGAGTTTATTAACAGTAAAGATTATGTCCCAAGAAAAAGGGACTGGCTCTCTGCTTACTGGGCTGGCTTCAAATCACCGGAACAGATTTCACGTATTCGTAATACTGG TGTCAAGCCGGAGATACTCAAACGTGTTGGACAAGCCATTACAACTCTTCCTGAGAACTTCAAGCCTCACAGGGCAATCAAGAGGATTTTTCAGCAGCGGGCTGAGATGATTGAAAGTGAGGAAGGTATTGACTGGGCACTTGCTGAGGCTCTTGCTTTCGCCACCCTTATAGTGGAAGGTAATCATGTCAGATTGAGTGGGCAAGATGTGGAGAGAGGTACATTTAGTCATAGGCATGCTGTGGTTCATGATCAAGAAACTGGAGAGATGTACTGCCCTCTGGATCATATTATTATAAACCAAGATGAGGAAATGTTCACTGTCAGCAACAG CTCACTGTCAGAGTTTGGGGTCCTTGGTTTTGAATTGGGCTACTCGATGGAGAACCCTAACTCGTTGGTACTTTGGGAAGCACAATTTGGTGATTTTGCAAATGGTGCTCAAGTTATGTTTGATCAGTTTTTGAGTAGTGGAGAAGCAAAGTGGCTGCGGCAAACTGGACTTGCTGTGTTGCTTCCACATGGTTATGATGGTCAAGGTCCAGAACATTCAAGTGGGCGAGTCGAGCGCTTTCTCCAG ATGAGTGACGATAACCCATACATTATACCAGAGATGGATCCAACACTTAGAAAACAGATCCAGGAATGCAATTGGCAAGTCGTGAATGTGACAACTCCTGCAAACTATTTTCATGTTCTGAGACGGCAG CTACACAGAGATTTCCGGAAACCTCTGATAGTGATGTCTCCTAAAAATCTTCTCCGTCACAAGGACTGCAAGTCACACCTCTCTGAATTTGATGATGTCCTGGGCCACCCTGGATTTGATAAGCAGGGAACCCGCTTCAAGCGCCTAATAAAAGACCGGAATGATCACAAAGAAATAGAGGAGGGTATTGATCGTTTAATTCTGTGCTCTGGGAAG GTGTATTATGAGCTGGATGAAGCTCGGAAAAATACAAAACGGAACGACGTGGCAATTTGTAGAGTTGAACAGCTTTGCCCTTTTCCTTATGACCTCATTCAGCGAGAGTTGAAAAGATACCCAA ATGCGGAGATCGTCTGGTGCCAGGAAGAGCCAATGAACATGGGTGCGTATTCCTATGTGAACCCTCGTGTATATACTACCATGAGGGCGATAAGCAGAGGAAATATAGAGGACATAAAGTACGTCGGGAGGGCGCCTTCTGCAGCCACTGCAACCGGTTTCTTATCTGTTCATGTGCAAGAGCAGAAGGAGATTTTACACAAGGCAATGCAGTCGGAACCAATCGGATTCCCGTTTTGA
- the LOC135625358 gene encoding transcription factor MYB59-like, with protein sequence MNKMAMRKGPWTEQEDLQLVCFVGLFGDRRWDSIAKVSGLNRTGKSCRLRWVNYLHPGLKRGRMTPQEERLILELHAHWGNRWSRIARKLPGRTDNEIKNYWRTHMRKNAQERKRKASPSSSSSSSWSLTDNSAAPGKPPSEDAPGGGQELNCSGTTTALGGIGDDDDALNGCYSMDEIWDEISELSFQERENERVSCPPMPSPVWEHFSYSLWKMDDEDLGFQAP encoded by the exons ATGAACAAGATGGCGATGCGAAAGGGACCGTGGACGGAGCAGGAGGACCTGCAACTGGTATGCTTTGTGGGGTTATTCGGTGACCGTCGTTGGGATTCCATAGCCAAAGTCTCAG GTCTCAACAGAACCGGGAAGAGCTGCAGGCTGCGCTGGGTCAACTACCTCCACCCCGGCCTCAAACGCGGCCGCATGACCCCCCAGGAAGAGCGCCTCATCCTCGAGCTCCACGCTCACTGGGGCAACAG GTGGTCTCGCATCGCCCGTAAGCTCCCGGGCCGcaccgacaacgagatcaagaactactggagaaCCCACATGAGAAAGAATGCTCAGGAACGAAAGAGGAAGGCGTCTCCGTCGtcgtcttcgtcttcctcctGGTCGCTCACCGATAACTCCGCCGCCCCGGGTAAACCGCCGTCGGAAGACGCGCCGGGGGGCGGTCAAGAGCTTAACTGCAGCGGCACGACGACGGCGCTCGGAGGGATTGGAGACGACGACGATGCTCTCAATGGCTGCTACTCCATGGACGAGATCTGGGATGAGATCAGCGAGCTGAGCTTTCAGGAACGCGAGAACGAACGCGTCTCGTGCCCCCCGATGCCTTCTCCCGTCTGGGAACACTTCTCCTACTCCCTGTGGAAGATGGACGACGAGGACTTGGGCTTCCAAGCTCCCTGA
- the LOC135625534 gene encoding uncharacterized protein LOC135625534 — MTKFRKLGRHAAHRVSMLRTMVSQLVKHERIETTIAKAKEVRRLADNMVQLGKEGTLHAARRAAAFVRGDDVLHKLFTEFAYRYKDRVGGYTRLLRTRIRKGDAAPMAYIEFVDRENELREAKPPKPQPPERAPLDPWAKSRASQQWASPKEKANSGSEN; from the exons ATGACCAAATTCAGGAAGCTCGGCCGCCACGCCGCCCATCGCGTCTCCATGCTCAG GACGATGGTCTCGCAGTTGGTCAAGCACGAGCGCATCGAGACCACGATCGCTAAG GCGAAGGAAGTTCGACGGCTTGCTGATAACATGGTGCAACTGGGGAAAGAG GGTACACTTCATGCTGCACGTCGTGCTGCGGCTTTTGTTCGTGGAGATGATGTTCTTCATAAATTGTTCACGGAGTTTGCTTATCGCTATAA GGATAGAGTAGGTGGATATACAAGATTGCTTCGAACACGCATACGAAAGGGGGATGCTGCACCAATGGCATATATCGA GTTCGTTGATAGGGAGAATGAGCTCCGAGAGGCCAAACCTCCGAAGCCACAACCACCTGAGAGAGCCCCTCTTGATCCGTGGGCAAAGTCTCGAGCAAGCCAACAGTGGGCATCTCCTAAAGAGAAAGCAAACTCTGGATCAGAAAACTGA